A part of Pirellulales bacterium genomic DNA contains:
- a CDS encoding acyl-CoA dehydrogenase family protein has translation MNDLKSAELLADVEAFCQELRPIEELCYVEHRQNEQTVELARKHNVLAMPVPVEYGGRGADAVTYARALARIGREGTGVRTFFSGHTSIGEYPILRFGNHEQKARYLPLAARGECILAFGLTEPDAGSNPLEMTSTYRRDGDRFLLNGVKYLISNGAIADAVIVFAYPEADTPRRMSAFIVDTAGETFETEDLPAKLGMFTANTGMFQMTEHPVPLENLLGDEGDGFRIAMGTLVSGRLSVAAGCLGVIEDCLTEAVDYARSRHQHGKPIGRHQLVQEHIAAIEMHRAATEAMVERAARAKQAGDESPGDAAVARQADMHVAQAKLFASNAGWDAADRAVQIFGGRGFSELYRVGRHLQDVRVCRIYEGTDEILKLKVAAAILGKEFEAFK, from the coding sequence ATGAACGATTTGAAAAGCGCCGAGTTGCTCGCCGACGTTGAGGCTTTTTGCCAGGAACTTCGGCCGATCGAGGAGTTGTGCTACGTCGAACATCGGCAAAACGAACAGACGGTCGAACTGGCCCGGAAGCACAATGTCTTGGCCATGCCCGTGCCGGTCGAGTACGGCGGACGCGGCGCGGATGCCGTGACTTACGCCCGTGCTTTGGCCCGCATCGGCCGCGAAGGCACCGGCGTGCGCACCTTTTTCTCCGGCCATACGTCGATCGGCGAGTACCCCATCCTGCGGTTCGGCAATCACGAGCAGAAAGCCCGCTATCTGCCGCTGGCGGCGCGGGGCGAGTGCATTCTGGCCTTCGGTCTGACCGAGCCGGACGCGGGTTCCAATCCGCTGGAAATGACCAGCACCTACCGCCGCGACGGCGACCGGTTTTTGCTCAACGGCGTCAAGTATCTGATCTCCAACGGCGCGATCGCCGATGCGGTGATTGTGTTCGCCTATCCCGAGGCCGACACGCCGCGGCGAATGAGCGCGTTCATCGTCGATACGGCCGGCGAGACGTTCGAGACCGAAGACCTGCCGGCCAAGTTGGGCATGTTCACCGCCAACACCGGCATGTTCCAGATGACCGAACATCCGGTGCCCCTCGAAAATCTTTTGGGCGACGAAGGCGACGGCTTTCGGATTGCGATGGGCACGCTGGTGTCGGGTCGGCTGAGCGTGGCCGCCGGCTGCCTGGGAGTGATCGAGGATTGCCTGACCGAAGCGGTGGATTATGCGCGGTCGCGGCACCAGCACGGCAAGCCGATCGGGCGGCATCAGCTCGTGCAAGAGCACATCGCGGCGATCGAGATGCACCGCGCGGCGACCGAGGCGATGGTCGAGCGGGCGGCCCGTGCCAAGCAGGCCGGCGACGAATCGCCCGGCGACGCGGCGGTGGCGCGGCAAGCCGATATGCACGTGGCGCAGGCCAAGCTGTTCGCCAGCAACGCCGGCTGGGATGCCGCCGACCGGGCAGTGCAGATCTTCGGCGGACGGGGATTTTCGGAGCTGTATCGCGTCGGCCGTCATCTGCAAGACGTCCGCGTCTGCCGCATCTATGAAGGGACCGACGAAATCCTGAAGCTGAAGGTCGCGGCCGCCATCTTGGGCAAGGAGTTCGAGGCGTTCAAATAA
- a CDS encoding SRPBCC domain-containing protein: MTGTQFGGEEAFQADPQRLYATLTDLDTLAASIPDLVSAERPDPQTLKCVVKPRFSFLRATLRMTIRLSDLDPPRSATMHVESEGIGISMQMTSSLNIENEGTGSRLRWTATIDRVGGLMATVPAGLVKGAADQVIRQAWQQVRVKLGEGEREA, encoded by the coding sequence ATGACCGGCACTCAATTCGGCGGTGAGGAGGCGTTTCAGGCCGACCCACAGCGTCTGTATGCCACGCTGACCGATCTCGACACGTTGGCGGCCAGCATTCCCGACCTGGTTTCAGCGGAGCGGCCCGATCCGCAGACGCTTAAGTGCGTGGTCAAGCCGCGTTTTTCATTCCTGCGGGCGACGCTCCGCATGACCATTCGTTTATCGGACCTCGACCCACCGCGATCGGCCACGATGCACGTCGAGTCGGAAGGGATCGGCATTTCGATGCAGATGACCTCGTCGCTCAACATCGAGAACGAAGGCACGGGGTCGCGCCTGCGCTGGACCGCCACCATCGACCGCGTGGGCGGGCTGATGGCCACCGTCCCCGCCGGTCTTGTGAAAGGCGCCGCCGACCAGGTCATCCGTCAGGCTTGGCAGCAGGTGCGGGTGAAGCTCGGCGAGGGCGAGCGGGAAGCCTAA
- a CDS encoding DUF423 domain-containing protein — MWWVACGAVLAGLSVAAGAFGAHGLKGRLAEDLKLSADESAHQEAARRLEIFDTAARYHMYHAIAVVLIGLAATRHSSIWLTAGGSLFVAGILVFCGCLYAMALGAPRILGAVVPFGGVGFILGWICLAIGAVQAASEGIAS; from the coding sequence ATGTGGTGGGTTGCTTGCGGCGCGGTGCTGGCCGGGTTATCGGTGGCGGCGGGGGCGTTTGGCGCGCATGGGTTGAAGGGCCGGCTGGCCGAAGACCTAAAACTCTCGGCCGACGAATCGGCGCACCAGGAAGCCGCGCGCCGCCTAGAGATATTCGATACGGCCGCGCGATACCACATGTATCATGCCATCGCGGTGGTGCTGATCGGACTGGCGGCAACGCGTCACTCGTCGATCTGGCTGACCGCCGGCGGTTCGCTGTTTGTCGCCGGCATTCTGGTCTTCTGCGGCTGCCTGTACGCGATGGCGCTCGGCGCACCGCGAATCCTCGGCGCGGTCGTGCCCTTCGGCGGCGTGGGATTCATCCTGGGCTGGATTTGTCTAGCGATTGGGGCGGTTCAGGCGGCCAGCGAAGGCATAGCGTCATGA